CACCCCGCCCGCAGGTCACCGGCTTTCCGGCCGCCGATCACCGTTCCGGGGAAAGCCCCGCACCCGATCATTCCACCCGCTTCTGCCCCATACCATCGAACTCCCCGCGCCGATCATCGAGCCGGCCCGGCGACCGCCCGGAGGCACCACCGGCCGCATATCACCACCGCTATTCCGGGCGCCGTTCGGATTGGCCGGAGATCGGCTCTTCCCGCCCCGCCGCACACCCGCATTACTTCGATCGCCGAACGGGATGTGCCCCATTAACCCCACCCCAGTTCCCTTTCCCCGGACCGGTCACCACGTCCGATAACCCCCGTTCGGCCGATCAAGACCGGTGCAAACACGGCAGGGCCCCGACCCTGGGTGGGTCGGGGCCCTGCCGTGAAGCACCGCCGTAAGCGGCGCTTTACTACTTCTTCTTCGCCGCCGTGGTGCGCTTGGCGGGCGTGGCCTTCTTGGCGACCGGCTTCGCCGCGGCCTTGGTGGCGCGCGTCGTGGTGGCCTTGGTCGCGGTCGCCCGCGTCGCGGTCGCCTTGGTGGCGCGCGAAGTCGTGGCCTTCGCGGTGGTGGCCTTGGCCGCGGTGGGCTTGGCCGCCCGCGTCGTGGTCGCCTTCGCGGCCCGGGTGGTGGTGGCCTTGGCGGGCGCCTTCGCCGCGGTGGCGCGGGTCCGGGTCGTGGTGGCCGCCGGGCGGGCCGCGGTCGCCCGCGTGGTGCCGGCCGTCCGCGTGCTCGCGCTGGTGGCGCGCTTGACCGCGGTGGCCTTCGGCAGCTTCTTGGAGCCGGAGATCACGTCCTTGAAGGTGGTGCCGGCGCGGAAGGCGGGCACGTTGGTCTTCTTGACCCGCACGGACTCACCGGTCCGCGGGTTGCGCGCGGTCCGGGCGGCGCGAGCGCGCTTCTCGAACACCCCGAAGCCGGTGATGTTCACCTTCTCGCCCTTGTTGACCGTCCGGATGATGATGTCGACGAGACCGTCGACCGCCTGCGAAGCAACTTTTTTGTCGCCCAGACGCTCCGACAGCGCCTCGATCAGCTGGGCCTTGTTGGCCATTCCAGTCCTCCAAGAAGAACTCTTCGTCCACGGCCACGTCGGCCGACTAACGCACACGGTATTACCAACGCAGCACAAATTCCAAACGGCACGCGGAAATTTCCCTTGTCCCGGGTACTGTTCCGCCTCCCGAGGGACCCGGGAGCTGCCGTCCGGTGCGGGTGAAGAGCCTGCCCGCCGGGACCCGGATTCCCTTTCCGAGCAGGGAATTCGTGCCCCGGCGGCGGGGTCAGGAGGTGGCTGCGGGCAGGGTCACCGGCCGCCACGAGGGCCGCGCGGACTCGAACGCGTCGATCTCCTGGGCATGGCGC
This Amycolatopsis sulphurea DNA region includes the following protein-coding sequences:
- a CDS encoding HU family DNA-binding protein, which codes for MANKAQLIEALSERLGDKKVASQAVDGLVDIIIRTVNKGEKVNITGFGVFEKRARAARTARNPRTGESVRVKKTNVPAFRAGTTFKDVISGSKKLPKATAVKRATSASTRTAGTTRATAARPAATTTRTRATAAKAPAKATTTRAAKATTTRAAKPTAAKATTAKATTSRATKATATRATATKATTTRATKAAAKPVAKKATPAKRTTAAKKK